The Phyllopteryx taeniolatus isolate TA_2022b chromosome 19, UOR_Ptae_1.2, whole genome shotgun sequence genome includes the window AAAGATCTTTAAAATTTCATGTAACTTGTTGTTCACTGAATTTGGATTGTTCACACATTGCTTATTTCAGTAGTATgcaatattaaatgtacttctGGACTATGCTTTTAGCCATGCTGGGGTTGGGAAGTGCAAAGTGTTTCTGTTTGTACTTTGTATAAAAAGTTCAAGAATTACCTGAATCAGTGTATGAATGTCAAAGTTGGGCATTTTCAGCCACAATGGTTCTTAAATGAAGTTTTTTGCTTAAAACTGCACTGGTTTGAAGTTCTTGTGGGCTGTACAGTCTGCTTATCAATGGCATAGGTTTAACAGATGGCACAGTAGTCTGTTTATAACTATTCTAGTCCCGCTTCTATTAGTTTAATGGCAACTAATGACTTTTTGTTGTAAAGCCCAACCTGCAAGCAAAGGGGTCTTTAGAGACAAAGCAAGCCACAATGTGAGAAACAACCAGACGAGCAGCAAGGGCCACCAGAACGACTCTGTCAGCCATGACCAGCAGAGCAACAACATGAGCAAGGGTCGGCATATTGAGTTATTTCAAGTCCAGGAGAGCATCAACCAGAACAACACGATGAGCCACAACCCCCAGAGTGAGTCCTTTCAACAAGTCCAGGAGAATGTGGACCAGAACAACACTGTGAGCCACAACCCCCAGAGTGAGGCCTTTCAACAAGTCCAGCAGAGCGTCAACCAGAACAACACGGGTAGCCACAACCCCCAGAGTGAGTCCTTTCAACAAGTCAACCAGAACAACACTATGAGCCACAACCCCCAGAGTGAGTCCTTTCAACAAGT containing:
- the LOC133469675 gene encoding GATA zinc finger domain-containing protein 14-like isoform X2, whose protein sequence is MATVWVLVVLVHAVFMDKGAVKQDVSLERVAELLDSLDNVLKLHTPAQPASKGVFRDKASHNVRNNQTSSKGHQNDSVSHDQQSNNMSKGRHIELFQVQESINQNNTMSHNPQSESFQQVQENVDQNNTVSHNPQSEAFQQVQQSVNQNNTGSHNPQSESFQQVNQNNTMSHNPQSESFQQVNQNNTMSHNPQSESFQQVQQSVNQNNTVSHNPQRESVQVQQSVNQNNTVSHNPQSEAFQQVQQSINQNNTMSYNPERVLSTSPPEC